From the genome of Cydia pomonella isolate Wapato2018A chromosome 1, ilCydPomo1, whole genome shotgun sequence:
AGCCAAGATGGCGTGTAAGCTATCAAAGGAGGCTTCATTCCAACAATTAGTGTCAGGGATCAATTCAGTGGCACGGACATTTTTATGGATGCAAATAAAACTTTGCACCAAAAGTAAAAAAGGGAGACGGTTTAGCTTGGAAGAAAAAGTAATTGTACTTTCAATTATGAAACAAAGCTCAAAACGCTACAGATTTCTGCAGAGAATATTCATCGTGCCTTGCGAAACAACACTGAAGAAGTTGTTGTTGAATGTGAATATTCAAGCTGGCATCAATACACAAGTCTTTAATGTCATTAAACAAGAGGTATGTACATATAAGAAGAGAcgtttattcattattaatattatataagaaCTTTCTAGTATTTGATTATAAAGGGGATATAAACGACcgatgaaattatatttttttatactacgtcgctggcaaacaagcatacggtgcgcctggtggtaagcggtcaccgtagcctatgggcgcctgcaactccagaggtgttacatgcgcgttgccgaccctttcaaaacctgtacactccttttttgaagaaccccatactgtagaccctcagAAAAACTCCAGGAAGTTAATTGTAAAAATTTCAATCTCCAGCTCGTACCGATTTTCCCGGGGCAGAAGTACGGAACAGCTTTTTGGTGAATGGAACCGGACTGATTCCAATTAGGCTTAATTACCCCTCCGGGTTAgaaggtcggatggcagtcACACTCGCTTCGCGCTCTGTCCATTCATTCGCAAAGCTGGGGCCTGCGTCCATCGGTATTGAGATTACAAGTGGGGCCGGGGTCTAACATTGGAAATAActtgcctttttagggttccgtagccaaatggcataaaacggaacccttatagtttcgccatgtccgtctgtctgtctgtccgaggctttgctccgtggtcgttagtgctagaaagctgaaatttggcatggatattataaatcaataaagccgacaaagtcgtacaataaaatctaaaaaattttttttttttagggtacttcccctacacgtaaagtgggggtaaaatttatttttcgcttcaaccctagagtgtggggtatcgttggaaaggtctttcaaaactaataggggttttcaagaatttttttgataaagtgaatatattcggagataatcgctccgaaagaaaaaaaaaatgtgtccccccctctaacttttgaaccataggttcaaaaaatatgaaaaaaatcgtggaagtagagcttaagaaagacattaaatgaaaactatagcggatatgatcagtttagctgtttttgagttatcgcaaaaagttttcccttcatagtaaaaagacttactttaattaggtactgattatgcaaatttgcctatttgtttaactcgggtgaaaggtaccgtttcatcccttggttaacaatttactatactttaagctccagtttagcttattgtgacggaagagtaactacggaaccctacactgagcggggcccgacatgctcttggccggtttttattttattttaaggtcaGCGAATGGAATGACGCCCGAAGAATGTGCTCCATAGTATTTGATGAGATGAAGTTGGAGGCTGGCGTCCATTACTCTAGAAAAAATGATCACATCAACGGGTTTGTGGAATCACCTGACAAAACCGACCACTCGGCCGACCACGCCGTAGCATTTATGATTAAAGGCGCGGTTCACACGTGGCAACGACCGGTGGCGTGCTGCCTCTCCGAGGAGCCGCGCCGGGTCGCAGCTGAAGCCGTCGCCGAGGACCCGCGGCGGGCCTTCAGCCTGTCGCTCTGATGAGGGAACAGGGGACATCATTTCAAAGCGCGTTTAAGAGCCTTCGAGAGGACACTAGAAGATCACAAATCTTAGCAGGACAGGAGACCGGTAAATATCTTATACTCATCTTAAAATTCTTAGTAAAAAACACTTAGTAGAAGCTTGTTTCACGTTCATCACgaaatttaaattatgtataGGGACCGTACGCGTTacagggtctgccatcttgtggcctgaatcggaaccataaacatgtacttgtactacatcggaacaataaacatcacatttacgccttgcgccaaaaatctggcggctcctgtgctgcctcctacagttcatacacgctccctataaacttttatatttatataaccaCCAATTATtcgttaacctgttgctaccggtgggaacctataattggctctttgttatgtatatatatataagtattgtgcaatttatagctgttggttctctgaacagtaaataaataaataaataaaaactacttacataaactaaacagttttgaaatattataaatagttctCTACGTGTATACGTAGACCAGCTTGTGTCTCTTTTtgcaaacttttatttaacttggccTGTTAGGATGGATGTATGTTATGTGATTTGACTCACACTAACTAACGTGCGAGTCAAATCTTGGAACctgaatttgacccactgccctATATCCGATTGAGccgaaattttgcatacatatgtaaatcggataacAGTCTGATATTATGaagacatggagctgatctgatgacgagGACAGCATGTGCCCatgggaactttgtgataaaataataaattaatattataggatattattacatgtcccacaataaactcaataaggcttgtgttgtaggtacctagacaacgatatatatacaatattcataaatacttaaatacatagaaaacacccatgacccaggaacgaatatccgtgttcatcacacaaataaacgcccttaccaggaattgaacccgggaccatcggcttcataggcagggtcacagcccaataggtcagaccggtcgtcaaaataacgcaaactaattgAGTTTGGAGTTgctagaattgtctcgatgagtattagttgtctgtggaaaggaaagtacagtcaccgataagagcttgtaccaaaaattaatatttgtcaaaaaacttattttaaaattacgctgttattttttatcaaaataaatgtagCGATTTCTAAGTTTGAAGTGCGTTATGAAATAGTACATGACGATACAAGTGTAAAGTAGGAAATtggcaacgagtggcgataaataaaaacacgaccgaacggagtgttttaaatcgacaccaGTAGCacgatatgtactgtaaaatacttttacagtacatatggtgctactttaccgtcctagtgcggtaactaagcactatacgtgcgtatgtcgaaaactTTAAGATCCATATGTACTGAAGAACGTTGTAAAGCAATATactatttattacataatttgacGTATATGTACCAGAGATGTGCCCCTACAACTGacatttttcgattttttgatcgTTGTAAAAAGTAGAAGCGAAAAACAttgcatacaaaattttaaatgttaactaaaacctaactattataataatataaaaataaaacgtagCAGCGTAGCCGTGATTGATGTACAAAAACTTGTGTCTAAATATTGTCAATAATGTTAACATTTTGAGAGGAAAATGAAGacttgtatgaaaaggcgatttcacgCGGGTCCTCCATTGTCGTCTTAAGTTCAAGAAATCAGTAAATTCCGGCTAAAGTTTGCGTTTGtttaatattatgattataatttgtatgtatattttccAGACGACACTATACATTTGAATGGCCAACTCCTCAGTGTGGTGTATGACCCGCCACCTCTGATCAAAGGAGTCTGAAATAACTTGTTGACGAAGAACATTGTAATGGAGGGCAAAGTCTCGAAGTGGCAGGACGGAGGCCTGGTGGACGTGGACCGCACCGACTGCAAGCCCGCCTACTGCACAAGTCAATGACGACCACATACTCCCGGAGAACATTAACAAGATGAAGGTATAATATTACTTTACCTCTCTTTCTTCTTGGTTCTGCATTGAAATTGTATAAACTTGATAGCCTGACCGCTCTTCTAAGATCAAGTAGGTATGCTATAGTAAGCTCATGGCGAACTTAATTTTAGAAAATCGGACAGGCTGTATATACCACGCAATACTTAGCAAACTAATAATGACTAATATTTGTCGAATAACATTGAGAGAATACTTTTTAATCGAGCAAATTGTTATAAATAAGGAGAAAAGCTTCTTCAAAATGACTGATACTTATGTTTTACAATCTAAGCTATCATACATCAAATTctgtgaaatagttatttggaCCACGAAATGACAATCTAATTGATTAGACAATCTGTCGGTTGTTATAATTACGtattatattattcaattaCCATTGTCGTCTTTCAGGTGAAAAACTGTGTACGTGTATTGAGTCACACCGTGGCAGGAGCTCTATCCTACACGGCTTCATTTTGCGAGTACGAGCAACGTTTATTAATATCGTCACCGATGctatcatttttaaattaaaacaataactgAAAAAAATCATCACTTCGCACAATATTTAAACTCGTGACAGATTTGTCTAATATATGTTTACCAAATATGAAAGGAAATTTCTTACCTAAGCTCCAAATTGGTACATcaaattttgaaacaatttcCAACATTACAAGAGGTCGTAATGAAAGTTTACAACATGGCGGTCGTACCGGCCGGCTCTAAAATAAATGTATCTCAAAAAGAAGTCGCGGAACAGTTTGCTAACgatatttataacatttatcaGCGCCCTGCAGCTGGCGGCTCCTCGACGACTGCCACGCGCGGAGCTGGCGGCTCCTCGACGACTGCCACGCGCGGAGCTGGCGGCTCCTCGACGACTGCCACGCGCGGAGCTGGCGGCTCCTCGACGACTGCCACGCGCGGAGCTGGCGGCTCCTCGACGACTGCCACGCGCGGAGCTGGCGGCTCCTCGACGACTGCCACGCGCGGAGCTGGCGGCTCCTCGACGACTGCCACGCGCGGAGCTGGCGGCTCCTCGACGACTGCCACGCGCGGAGCTGGCGGCTCCTCGACGACTGCCACGCGCGGAGCTGGCGGCTCCTCGACGACTGCCACGCGCGGAGCTGGCGGCTCCTCGACGACTGCCACGCGCGGAGCTGGCGGCTCCTCGACGACTGCCACGCGCGGAGCTGGCGGCTCCTCGACGACTGCCACGCGCGGAGCTGGCGGCTCCTCGACGACTGCCACGCGCGGAGCTGGCGGCTCCTCGACGACTGCCACGCGCGGAACTGGCGGCTCCTCGACGACTGCCACGCGCGGAACTGGCGGCTCCTCGACGACTGCCACGCGCGGAGCTGGCGGCTCCTCGACGACTGCGTCAGCGGTGCCGGCAGTAACAGGACTGCAGTAACCGAAAGCTCTGAGCATCACGCTTTCTGGGCGAAGGCCATAACAATCatagaaaatatcaaatttagCGATCATAATGGCAAATTGACCACAGTCCCGAGTTTAAAAAATTGGGTAACGACGTTAAAAAGCTGCCGAAGGCTGTGGCAGgtcatgaaaaataaaaacaaaaataatgcgCCTGCGGTATTTCAATTCTGATGCGGTTGAAAACTTTTTTGGAAGGGTGCGGACATATAATGTCAGAAATAATGACCCGACCTGCCCCGCCTTCGAATGTACCTTCGAGTCGTTATTAATTACTAACTTAATAAAACTCCACGAAAATACTTACAATTGTGAAGAGGACTGTGCTGAGCGAGTTATTAAAAGTCAATCACTGTTTTCGCACACCGAAGAAATCAGTGAAATGGACGAGAATACTGCCATACCGGTTGATTCTGCGCCTTCCTCTTTTTCGACCTCCAACAATTGTGACGACGGCGCAGAACAACTTTTAGTTCAAGCCACACGGGAGCGTCTCGATGTACACTcacgggattttttttttttttttttttttttttttttttttttttttttttttttttttttttttaaatatgaaccaGTTCTCACCTGtgcaactgtccgtctccttgaactttaacggctgtaaaaagatccagggtcctcttctcaataaaaaataggaaattaaagtgcaaaaaaaaaacaaaaaagatttcattgttcgggatttgagcccggaacctcaTGATTGTAAAGCTAGTGTATTCCAATTGAGCCACGAATTGATTTATGTgacacggtgaaattaggctacttattctcgattaaaacctaaatataccccctatttttttttttttttttttttttttttttttttttcaaaccatcTAGCCTTCTCCAGAAATTGATTCAGCTAAACGCGAGATAATCGCGTGAAGGCGgttgataaataaaacaaagactAACCGTTACTCATTGTGTACGTATCAAGCCCGACAGATGGCTCTTATCGTCCTAAACGTCAAAGATAGatcacgctattaagattttcctaaaaaataccatgtcatttaaaatttaaagggGTTAGGTACGGTtcggagttaggttaggtt
Proteins encoded in this window:
- the LOC133526003 gene encoding S-antigen protein-like; protein product: MKVYNMAVVPAGSKINVSQKEVAEQFANDIYNIYQRPAAGGSSTTATRGAGGSSTTATRGAGGSSTTATRGAGGSSTTATRGAGGSSTTATRGAGGSSTTATRGAGGSSTTATRGAGGSSTTATRGAGGSSTTATRGAGGSSTTATRGAGGSSTTATRGAGGSSTTATRGAGGSSTTATRGAGGSSTTATRGAGGSSTTATRGTGGSSTTATRGTGGSSTTATRGAGGSSTTASAVPAVTGLQ